A single genomic interval of Buteo buteo chromosome 20, bButBut1.hap1.1, whole genome shotgun sequence harbors:
- the OTULINL gene encoding inactive ubiquitin thioesterase OTULINL isoform X2 has protein sequence MLSMSFLIAVFWYCRRLYSFLAQLLKRWSNYLQRKLTRNLSVLTEVDLLGYSAREWKGETKQAKHMREAYEELFWSCHIKYVRQVRRDNYCVLRAVLFQIFSQGIPFPSWMKERDILKLPEKLLYSQGCNWIQQYSFGPERYTGPNAFGKLRKCMETLKTNWAEISATKDHEERGNMCNALFSDESKEHKLYEAIKFIMLYEVVEAYEQIKNREEPIHNLFSLLLARDSSSDPLSFMMNHLNSIGDSICLDQVELFLLGYLLEVKIRVYRLHRFNTEEFQVNYPDEYRREWNEISLLTEDDRYYHIPLFRT, from the exons ATGCTAAGCATGTCTTTCCTCATTGCTGTTTTTTGGTATTGCAGAAGGCTATACAGCTTTTTAGCACAGCTACTGAAACG GTGGAGCAACTACCTTCAAAGAAAACTCACAA GGAATCTCAGTGTGCTGACAGAAGTTGATCTACTTGGTTACAGTGCGAGAGaatggaaaggagaaacaaagcagGCCAAACACATGAGGGAG GCGTATGAAGAATTGTTTTGGAGCTGTCATATCAAATACGTGCGACAAGTCAGGAGGGACAACTATTGTGTACTAAGAGCGGTGCTTTTTCAGATATTCAGCCAAGGCATTCCTTTTCCATCATGGATGAAGGAGAGAGATATATTGAAG ctccctgaaAAGCTTTTGTATTCTCAAGGTTGCAACTGGATTCAGCAATACAGTTTTGGGCCAGAAAGATACACAGGTCCCAATGCCTTTGGTAAATTGCGCAAATGTATGGAAACATTAAAGACAAAC TGGGCTGAAATAAGTGCTACTAAAGATCatgaagaaagaggaaacatGTGTAATGCACTCTTTTCTGATGAGAGCAAGGAGCACAAACTATATGAGGCTATAAAATTCATCATGCTCTATGAAGTTGTCGAAGCCTATGAGCAGATAAAGAACAGGGAGGAACCCATACACAACCTTTTTAGCCTTCTCCTTGCTCGTGATTCTTCGTCTGACCCTTTGAGTTTCATGATGAATCATCTGAACTCCATAGGTGACTCTATTTGCCTAGACCAG GTTGAACTGTTTCTTCTTGGATACTTACTTGAAGTAAAGATAAGAGTTTACAGACTGCATAGGTTTAATACTGAGGAATTTCAAGTAAACTATCCAGATGAATACCGAAGGGAATGGAATGAGATTTCTCTCCTGACCGAGGATGACCGCTACTATCACATCCCCCTTTTCAGAACGTGA
- the OTULINL gene encoding inactive ubiquitin thioesterase OTULINL isoform X1 has translation MQRRHDRKASKNRDQSTEQEKRSRINHSKRSVGRHEVQSWTTATKQSLCLLWQKVKVQLMLSMSFLIAVFWYCRRLYSFLAQLLKRWSNYLQRKLTRNLSVLTEVDLLGYSAREWKGETKQAKHMREAYEELFWSCHIKYVRQVRRDNYCVLRAVLFQIFSQGIPFPSWMKERDILKLPEKLLYSQGCNWIQQYSFGPERYTGPNAFGKLRKCMETLKTNWAEISATKDHEERGNMCNALFSDESKEHKLYEAIKFIMLYEVVEAYEQIKNREEPIHNLFSLLLARDSSSDPLSFMMNHLNSIGDSICLDQVELFLLGYLLEVKIRVYRLHRFNTEEFQVNYPDEYRREWNEISLLTEDDRYYHIPLFRT, from the exons GAAGGCATGAGGTGCAGTCCTGGACAACAGCCACCAAGCAATCCTTGTGTCTCCTGTGGCAAAAAGTGAAAGTGCAGCTAATGCTAAGCATGTCTTTCCTCATTGCTGTTTTTTGGTATTGCAGAAGGCTATACAGCTTTTTAGCACAGCTACTGAAACG GTGGAGCAACTACCTTCAAAGAAAACTCACAA GGAATCTCAGTGTGCTGACAGAAGTTGATCTACTTGGTTACAGTGCGAGAGaatggaaaggagaaacaaagcagGCCAAACACATGAGGGAG GCGTATGAAGAATTGTTTTGGAGCTGTCATATCAAATACGTGCGACAAGTCAGGAGGGACAACTATTGTGTACTAAGAGCGGTGCTTTTTCAGATATTCAGCCAAGGCATTCCTTTTCCATCATGGATGAAGGAGAGAGATATATTGAAG ctccctgaaAAGCTTTTGTATTCTCAAGGTTGCAACTGGATTCAGCAATACAGTTTTGGGCCAGAAAGATACACAGGTCCCAATGCCTTTGGTAAATTGCGCAAATGTATGGAAACATTAAAGACAAAC TGGGCTGAAATAAGTGCTACTAAAGATCatgaagaaagaggaaacatGTGTAATGCACTCTTTTCTGATGAGAGCAAGGAGCACAAACTATATGAGGCTATAAAATTCATCATGCTCTATGAAGTTGTCGAAGCCTATGAGCAGATAAAGAACAGGGAGGAACCCATACACAACCTTTTTAGCCTTCTCCTTGCTCGTGATTCTTCGTCTGACCCTTTGAGTTTCATGATGAATCATCTGAACTCCATAGGTGACTCTATTTGCCTAGACCAG GTTGAACTGTTTCTTCTTGGATACTTACTTGAAGTAAAGATAAGAGTTTACAGACTGCATAGGTTTAATACTGAGGAATTTCAAGTAAACTATCCAGATGAATACCGAAGGGAATGGAATGAGATTTCTCTCCTGACCGAGGATGACCGCTACTATCACATCCCCCTTTTCAGAACGTGA